In Prunus dulcis chromosome 1, ALMONDv2, whole genome shotgun sequence, the following are encoded in one genomic region:
- the LOC117635174 gene encoding glutamyl-tRNA reductase 1, chloroplastic-like — translation MAVSTSFAGAKLEALLLKSSSSVATTSSRASNGSCSLSGSLRPVRSRRAVIQRGVRCEVAASDAAVQTGQSVSNISALEQLKTSAADRYTKERSSIVVIGLSIHTTPVEMREKLAIPEAEWPRAIGELCGLNHIEEAAVLSTCNRMEIYVVALSQHRGVKEVTEWMSKTSGVPVSELCQHRFLLYNKDATQHLFEVSAGLDSLVLGEGQILAQVKQVVKVGQGVVGFGRNISGLFKHAITVGKRVRTETNIAAGAVSVSSAAVELALMKLPASSHASARMLVIGAGKMGKLVIKHLVAKGCTKMVVVNRTEERVTAVREELNGVEIIYKPLTEMLTCAAEADVIFTSTASETPLFFKEDVKDLPVVGPETCGSRFFVDISVPRNVGSCVADVDGVRVYNVDDLKEVVAANKEDRLRKAMEAQEIITEESKQFEAWRDSLETVPTIKKLRAYAERIRAAELEKCLSKMGDDISKKTRRAVDDLSRGIVNKLLHGPMQHLRCDGSDSRTLSETLENMHALNRMFSLETEISVLEQKIRAKVEQTQK, via the exons ATGGCGGTGTCGACCAGTTTCGCCGGAGCAAAATTGGAGGCTCTGTTGTTGAAATCTTCTTCGTCGGTTGCGACAACGTCGTCGAGGGCCTCCAATGGTTCTTGCTCGTTGTCCGGTTCTTTGAGACCCGTCAGGAGCAGAAGGGCTGTGATTCAGAGGGGAGTGAGGTGCGAAGTGGCTGCTTCTGATGCTGCTGTCCAGACCGGTCAGAGTGTTTCCAATATTTCGGCTCTTGAGCAGCTCAAGACCTCTGCTGCTGATA GATATACAAAGGAAAGAAGCAGCATTGTGGTCATTGGGCTTAGTATTCACACAACACCTGTTGAAATGCGTGAAAAACTAGCCATCCCAGAAGCAGAATGGCCTCGAGCCATAGGGGAACTGTGTGGCTTAAATCATATAGAAGAAGCTGCTGTTCTCAGCACCTGCAACCGAATGGAGATATATGTTGTTGCTCTATCTCAGCATCGTGGTGTCAAAGAAGTGACTGAGTGGATGTCAAAG ACAAGTGGGGTCCCTGTTTCTGAGCTATGCCAGCACCGGTTTTTGCTCTATAATAAAGATGCCACACAGCATCTCTTTGAAGTATCAGCAGGTCTTGACTCTCTTGTCCTGGGAGAAGGTCAAATTCTTGCTCAGGTGAAACAAGTTGTTAAAGTTGGGCAAGGAGTTGTTGGCTTCGGCAGGAACATTAGTGGGCTGTTCAAGCATGCAATCACCGTAGGAAAGCGGGTTAGAACTGAGACTAACATTGCTGCTGGGGCAGTTTCTGTAAGCTCTGCTGCTGTTGAACTTGCCTTGATGAAGCTTCCTGCATCCTCACATGCTAGTGCGAGAATGTTGGTGATTGGTGCTGGGAAGATGGGGAAGCTTGTGATCAAACACTTGGTAGCAAAAGGTTGCACAAAGATGGTTGTTGTGAATAGAACCGAGGAGAGAGTGACTGCAGTCCGTGAGGAGTTGAATGGTGTTGAGATAATCTACAAGCCTCTCACAGAAATGCTTACCTGTGCAGCTGAGGCAGATGTGATTTTTACAAGCACGGCATCAGAAACcccattatttttcaaagagGATGTAAAGGACCTTCCTGTTGTGGGTCCAGAGACTTGTGGTTCAAGGTTTTTTGTAGATATTTCTGTCCCTAGGAATGTGGGCTCATGTGTCGCTGATGTTGATGGTGTGCGAGTTTACAATGTTGATGACCTTAAGGAGGTTGTGGCTGCCAACAAAGAGGATCGCCTCCGGAAAGCAATGGAAGCTCAGGAAATTATTACTGAAgaatcaaaacaatttgaagCATGGAGGGATTCATTGGAGACAGTCCCTACCATCAAGAAATTAAGAGCTTATGCTGAAAGAATCAGAGCTGCAGAGCTTGAGAAATGTTTATCAAAAATGGGTGATGACATCTCAAAGAAAACTAGAAGAGCTGTCGATGATCTTAGCCGAGGTATTGTGAACAAGCTCCTTCATGGTCCAATGCAGCACTTGAGATGCGATGGGAGTGATAGCCGAACTCTGAGTGAAACCCTTGAGAATATGCATGCTCTTAATAGAATGTTCAGTCTTGAGACAGAAATTTCGGTCTTGGAACAGAAGATTCGAGCTAAGGTGGAACAAACCCAGAAGTAA